A region of Actinomycetota bacterium DNA encodes the following proteins:
- the map gene encoding type I methionyl aminopeptidase gives MFRKKASIQIKSADQLAVMRQAGLVVATALKAVSEAVRPGVTTADLDAIAHQVMRDASATPSFLGYHGYPAAICASINEEVVHGIPSPRRLLEGDLISIDCGAIVDGWHGDAAVSVFVGEPSTEIAELSRVTEASMWAGLAQARAGNHLSDIGHAIENCIRSQSDYGIVEEYSGHGIGTSMHMPPSIPNYGEPGHGPLLKVGMALAIEPMATLGSPVVEVLADGWTVVTSDRAWASHWEHTVAITEDGPWILTSLDEVRL, from the coding sequence ATGTTCCGCAAGAAAGCATCAATCCAGATCAAGTCCGCCGATCAACTTGCTGTGATGCGGCAGGCCGGTCTGGTTGTGGCCACTGCTCTGAAGGCTGTTTCCGAAGCTGTGCGTCCCGGCGTCACCACTGCCGATCTTGATGCAATCGCGCATCAAGTCATGCGCGATGCCAGTGCGACTCCGTCCTTCTTGGGCTACCACGGCTATCCCGCTGCCATCTGTGCTTCCATCAACGAGGAAGTCGTGCATGGAATCCCAAGTCCGCGCCGACTTCTCGAAGGCGATCTCATCTCCATCGACTGCGGTGCAATTGTCGATGGTTGGCATGGGGATGCCGCGGTCAGCGTATTTGTCGGCGAACCAAGCACGGAGATCGCTGAACTCTCGCGCGTGACCGAAGCTTCGATGTGGGCCGGACTTGCGCAAGCACGGGCGGGCAATCACCTCAGCGACATCGGCCATGCCATCGAGAACTGCATTCGCTCACAAAGTGATTACGGAATCGTCGAGGAATACTCAGGCCACGGCATCGGCACCTCAATGCATATGCCCCCATCGATTCCGAACTACGGCGAACCAGGTCATGGCCCCTTGCTGAAGGTGGGCATGGCTTTGGCGATTGAGCCGATGGCGACTCTGGGTTCGCCCGTTGTTGAAGTTCTCGCTGATGGCTGGACAGTCGTGACGAGCGATCGCGCGTGGGCCTCGCACTGGGAGCACACGGTCGCAATCACTGAAGACGGGCCATGGATCCTTACCTCGCTTGATGAGGTTCGGCTCTAG
- a CDS encoding adenylate kinase, translating into MRLILMGPPGAGKGTQAIFVAEKLCIPHISTGDIFRANVGAGTPLGVEAKRFMDAGEYVPDDVTNAMVRDRLSHPDCEPGFLLDGYPRTLDQVGQLDSMLEATPIQKVVELTVDVDEVVDRLVKRAHDQGRADDNEDVIRRRLEVYAEQTAPLTALYSERGLLVQVDGMGEVEDVTSRLLAVLGE; encoded by the coding sequence ATGCGTCTGATACTCATGGGACCGCCGGGGGCGGGCAAGGGAACTCAAGCGATCTTTGTCGCTGAGAAGCTGTGTATTCCGCACATCTCAACCGGTGACATCTTCCGCGCCAATGTCGGTGCCGGAACTCCACTGGGTGTCGAAGCCAAACGTTTCATGGATGCTGGCGAGTATGTGCCAGATGACGTCACCAATGCGATGGTGCGCGATCGGCTGTCACACCCCGACTGCGAGCCGGGCTTCCTGCTCGATGGCTATCCCCGCACCCTTGATCAGGTCGGACAGCTCGACTCCATGCTCGAAGCGACCCCAATCCAAAAAGTGGTGGAGTTGACCGTGGACGTCGACGAGGTGGTTGATCGCCTCGTGAAGCGAGCACATGATCAAGGCCGCGCAGACGACAACGAGGATGTCATTCGTCGACGCCTCGAGGTCTACGCAGAGCAAACTGCTCCGCTGACTGCGCTCTACTCCGAGCGCGGATTGCTCGTGCAGGTCGACGGCATGGGTGAGGTAGAGGATGTCACCTCTCGCCTGCTTGCTGTTCTGGGTGAGTAG
- the secY gene encoding preprotein translocase subunit SecY, which produces MSAFGAALRTPDLRTKILFSLGLIALYRLGAVVPTPGVDYSAVQRCIDVVEGNSVYAMINLFSGGALLQLSIFALGIMPYITASIILQLMTVVIPRLESLKKEGQAGQAKITQYTRYLTIALAVLQSTAILSLARTQGALFSGCNETIIPNQGVWILMVMVLAMTAGTAVIMWFGELITERGIGNGMSILIFASIIATVPAQFASIWGSHGPFTFFLTLAVGVAVMGFVVFVEQAQRRIPVQYAKRMVGRRMYGGTSTYIPLKVNMAGVIPVIFASSLLFIPTLLVQLTGSQSDIAIWIQQNFGTGTGTYYLLFYFVLVVFFCYFYVSITFNPVDVADDMKKYGGFIPGIRAGKPTADYLDYVLTRLTAPGSLYLGLIAVLPVFAFGLLGVSGQFIFGGTSLLIMVGVGLDTVKQIESQLQQRNYEGFLR; this is translated from the coding sequence ATCAGTGCGTTTGGCGCCGCCCTGCGGACACCGGACCTTCGAACGAAGATCCTGTTCAGCCTCGGCCTTATCGCTTTGTACCGTCTGGGTGCGGTCGTCCCGACCCCAGGCGTTGACTACTCGGCTGTCCAACGCTGTATCGATGTAGTCGAAGGCAACTCGGTCTACGCGATGATCAACCTGTTCAGCGGTGGCGCTTTGCTGCAGCTGTCTATTTTCGCGCTTGGCATCATGCCGTACATCACCGCAAGCATCATCTTGCAGTTGATGACTGTGGTGATTCCACGCCTTGAATCCTTGAAGAAGGAAGGCCAGGCAGGCCAGGCCAAGATCACGCAGTACACGCGCTATCTGACGATCGCGCTGGCGGTGCTCCAGTCGACTGCGATTCTTTCCCTCGCCCGCACTCAGGGTGCACTGTTCAGTGGCTGCAACGAGACCATCATCCCCAATCAGGGAGTATGGATCTTGATGGTGATGGTCCTGGCCATGACCGCAGGTACCGCGGTGATCATGTGGTTTGGTGAGTTGATCACGGAACGCGGCATCGGCAACGGCATGTCGATCCTGATCTTCGCCTCGATCATCGCAACGGTGCCCGCGCAGTTCGCCTCCATCTGGGGCAGCCACGGACCCTTCACCTTCTTCCTCACCCTGGCAGTTGGCGTGGCTGTCATGGGCTTTGTAGTCTTCGTCGAACAGGCGCAGCGTCGTATCCCTGTGCAGTACGCCAAGCGCATGGTTGGTCGAAGGATGTATGGCGGAACTTCGACCTACATTCCATTGAAGGTCAACATGGCGGGTGTTATCCCCGTCATCTTCGCCTCGTCCTTGCTATTCATTCCGACTCTGCTGGTGCAGCTCACTGGCAGCCAGTCAGATATCGCAATCTGGATCCAGCAGAACTTCGGCACCGGAACCGGCACCTATTACCTGTTGTTCTACTTCGTCCTCGTCGTCTTCTTCTGCTACTTCTACGTGTCCATCACCTTCAACCCAGTTGACGTGGCCGATGACATGAAGAAGTACGGCGGGTTCATCCCTGGTATTCGCGCGGGCAAGCCGACTGCTGATTACCTCGACTACGTTCTCACGCGGCTCACTGCTCCTGGATCCCTTTACCTTGGGCTCATCGCAGTACTGCCTGTGTTCGCCTTCGGCCTACTTGGGGTCTCCGGCCAGTTCATCTTCGGTGGTACCAGCCTGCTGATCATGGTCGGCGTTGGTCTTGACACCGTGAAGCAGATCGAATCGCAGCTGCAGCAGCGCAACTACGAGGGATTCCTCCGCTAG